A single window of Venturia canescens isolate UGA chromosome 3, ASM1945775v1, whole genome shotgun sequence DNA harbors:
- the LSm7 gene encoding U6 snRNA-associated Sm-like protein LSm7, giving the protein MSVVKQQPQNTHGDHKEKKRKESILDLSKYLEKNIRVKFAGGRETAGILKGYDPLLNLVLDNTTEYLRDPDDPYKLNQGTRMLGLVVCRGTSVVLICPVDGMESIQNPFIQQDA; this is encoded by the exons ATGTCG GTGGTGAAACAACAG CCTCAGAATACTCATGGCGATcataaggagaaaaaaaggaaagagagcATTTTAGACTTGTCGAAGTACCTTGAGAAAAATATACGTGTGAAATTTGCTGGTGGCAGGGAAACCGCTGGTATCCTCAAAGGTTATGATCCTCTACTCAATCTCGTACTAGACAATACAACGGAGTATTTGAGAG ATCCTGATGATCCGTATAAACTCAATCAAGGTACGAGAATGTTGGGGCTTGTAGTGTGTCGAGGTACTTCAGTAGTTCTGATATGTCCCGTCGATGGTATGGAATCGATACAAAATCCGTTTATACAACAAGATGCTTGA